The following coding sequences lie in one Prevotella sp. oral taxon 299 str. F0039 genomic window:
- a CDS encoding DedA family protein, whose amino-acid sequence MDWFISIIDQIRNFPELLNTLLEHLNYGTIFFLMLLESTVIPVPSEFVVSPAAYKAASGELNVWLVILFSTLGANVGASINYLAGYYLGRPVIYRFANSKWGKMGLLNQEKVEKSEKYFEKNGKAATITGRLIPGIRHLISIPAGLARMNYWKFLLYTTIGATAWHSILAAMGWYLHSIVPQAQLHEKIMEYGEYIKFIILGFIAIAIIFFLVKNTLKNKKKKHS is encoded by the coding sequence ATGGATTGGTTCATAAGTATAATAGACCAAATAAGGAACTTTCCAGAGCTACTTAACACACTTTTAGAGCATTTAAATTATGGAACCATCTTTTTTTTAATGCTTCTTGAAAGTACAGTTATCCCTGTTCCATCAGAGTTTGTTGTGTCTCCTGCAGCCTATAAAGCTGCTTCTGGAGAGCTAAACGTATGGCTCGTGATCTTATTCTCAACTCTTGGAGCAAATGTAGGTGCATCAATTAACTACCTTGCAGGTTACTATTTAGGTAGACCAGTTATCTATCGCTTTGCTAATAGCAAGTGGGGAAAGATGGGTTTGCTAAACCAAGAGAAGGTAGAAAAAAGCGAAAAGTATTTTGAAAAGAATGGAAAAGCAGCCACAATAACAGGTCGTTTAATCCCAGGAATTAGACACTTGATATCTATTCCTGCAGGACTTGCACGAATGAACTATTGGAAGTTCTTGCTTTATACAACCATTGGAGCAACTGCTTGGCACTCTATTTTAGCAGCAATGGGCTGGTATCTTCATTCAATAGTACCACAAGCACAACTTCATGAGAAGATAATGGAATACGGAGAGTATATCAAATTTATCATTCTTGGTTTCATTGCTATTGCAATTATCTTCTTTTTAGTAAAAAATACACTAAAGAATAAG